In Nymphaea colorata isolate Beijing-Zhang1983 chromosome 13, ASM883128v2, whole genome shotgun sequence, one DNA window encodes the following:
- the LOC116267142 gene encoding dirigent protein 1-like, whose product MVKLLRNAALFLIFFTLISLQFAAAKRGSWFRKDLQAPKSLGAQRVSHLHFYFHDTVSGQNQTAVSITRAAPTANASATQFGLIRMMDDPLTEGPDPTSKLIGRAQGLYALSSLQELSLLMAVDCVFLDGEHKGSTLSILGRNAVFHKVREMPVVGGTGTFRLARGYAIARTHSFTRQTAVVEYNVVVIHY is encoded by the coding sequence ATGGTCAAGCTACTTAGAAATGCTGCACTCTTTCTTATCTTCTTCACCCTTATTAGTCTCCAGTTTGCTGCTGCCAAAAGAGGCAGCTGGTTCCGGAAAGACCTTCAAGCACCCAAATCTCTGGGCGCACAGAGAGTAAGCCACCTTCATTTCTACTTCCACGACACAGTCAGTGGGCAGAACCAAACTGCAGTGTCCATAACCAGAGCTGCGCCGACAGCAAACGCTTCAGCCACCCAGTTTGGCCTTATCAGGATGATGGACGACCCCCTGACGGAAGGCCCAGACCCGACTTCGAAATTGATAGGCAGAGCTCAAGGACTCTATGCCTTGTCGAGCCTGCAAGAATTGAGCCTGCTCATGGCGGTTGATTGCGTGTTTCTGGACGGAGAGCACAAAGGAAGCACCCTTAGTATACTGGGAAGGAATGCTGTTTTTCACAAGGTGAGGGAGATGCCGGTGGTCGGAGGAACCGGCACCTTCCGTCTCGCTCGCGGCTATGCAATAGCGAGGACTCATTCCTTCACTCGTCAAACTGCGGTTGTTGAGTATAATGTTGTGGTCATTCATTACTAG